The Piliocolobus tephrosceles isolate RC106 chromosome 2, ASM277652v3, whole genome shotgun sequence genome window below encodes:
- the SEMA3B gene encoding semaphorin-3B isoform X4 — MGRAGAAAMIPGLALLWALGLGGAAPSPPRLRLSFQELQAWHGLQTFSLERTCCYEALLVDEERGRLFVGAENHVASLSLDNISKRAKKLAWPAPVEWREECNWAGKDIGTECMNFVKLLHAYNRTHLLACGTGAFHPTCAFVEVGHRAEEPVLRLDPGRMEDGKGKSPYDPRHRAASVLVGEELYSGVAADLMGRDFTIFRSLGQRPSLRTEPHDSRWLNEPKFVKVFWIPESENPDDDKIYFFFRETAVEAAPALGRLSVSRVGQICRNDVGGQRSLVNKWTTFLKARLVCSVPGVEGDTHFDQLQDVFLLSSRDHRTPLLYAVFSTSSIFQGSAVCVYSMNDVRRAFLGPFAHKEGPTHQWVSYQGRVPYPRPGMCPSKTFGTFSSTKDFPDDVIQFARNHPLMYSSVLPIGGRPLFLQVGANYTFTQIATDRVAAADGHYDVLFIGTDAGTVLKVISVPKGSRPSAEGLLLEELHVFEDSAAVTSMQISSKRHQLYIASRSAVAQIALHRCAAHGRVCAECCLARDPYCAWDGVACTRFQPSVKRRFRRQDVRNGDPSTLCSGDSSRPALLEHKVFGVEGSSAFLECEPRSLQARVEWTFQRAGLTTHTQVLAQERTERTARGLLLRRLRRRDSGVYLCAAVEQGFTQPLRRLSLHVLSATQAERLAGAEEAAPAAPPGPKLWYRDFLQLVEPGGGGSANSLRMCRPQPALQSLAPESRRKGRNRRTHAPEPRAERGPRSATHW, encoded by the exons ATGGGGCGGGCCGGGGCCGCCGCCATGATCCCGGGCCTGGCCCTGCTCTGGGCATTGGGGCTGGGGGGTGCCGCCCCCAGCCCCCCACGCCTTCGGCTCTCCTTCCAAG AGCTCCAGGCCTGGCATGGTCTCCAGACTTTCAGCCTGGAACGAACCTGCTGCTACGAGGCCTTGCTGGTGGATGAGGAGCGTGGACGCCTGTTTGTGGGTGCCGAGAACCATGTGGCCTccctcagcctggacaacatcagCAAGCGGGCCAAGAAG CTGGCCTGGCCGGCCCCTGTGGAATGGCGAGAGGAGTGCAACTGGGCAGGGAAGGACATTGGT ACTGAGTGCATGAACTTTGTGAAGTTGCTGCATGCCTACAACCGCACCCACTTGCTGGCCTGTGGCACGGGAGCCTTCCACCCAACCTGTGCCTTTGTGGAAGTGGGCCACCGGGCAGAG GAGCCCGTGCTCCGGCTGGACCCAGGAAGGATGGAGGACGGCAAGGGGAAGAGTCCTTATGACCCCAGGCATCGGGCTGCCTCCGTGCTGGTGG GGGAGGAGCTATACTCAGGGGTGGCAGCAGACCTCATGGGCCGAGACTTTACCATCTTTCGCAGCCTGGGCCAACGTCCGAGTCTCCGAACAGAGCCACACGACTCCCGGTGGCTCAATG AGCCCAAGTTTGTCAAGGTATTTTGGATCCCGGAGAGCGAGAACCCAGACGACGACAAAATCTACTTCTTCTTTCGTGAGACGGCGGTAGAGGCGGCGCCGGCACTGGGACGCCTGTCCGTGTCCCGAGTTGGCCAGATTTGCCGG AACGACGTGGGCGGCCAgcgcagcctggtcaacaagtgGACGACGTTTCTGAAGGCGCGGTTGGTGTGCTCAGTGCCGGGCGTCGAGGGCGACACCCACTTCGATCAGCTCC AGGATGTGTTTCTGTTGTCCTCGCGGGACCACCGGACCCCGCTGCTCTATGCTGTCTTCTCCACGTCCAG CATCTTCCAGGGTTCTGCAGTGTGCGTGTACAGCATGAACGACGTGCGCCGGGCCTTCCTGGGACCCTTTGCACACAAGGAGGGGCCCACGCACCAGTGGGTGTCATACCAGGGTCGCGTCCCCTACCCGCGGCCAGGCATG tgccCCAGCAAGACCTTTGGCACCTTCAGTTCCACCAAGGACTTCCCCGACGATGTCATCCAGTTTGCGCGGAACCACCCCCTCATGTACAGCTCCGTCCTGCCCATTGGGGGGCGCCCTCTTTTCCTACAAGTTGGAGCCAATTACACCTTCACTCAAATTGCCACGGACCGGGTTGCAGCCGCTGACGGACACTATGACGTCCTCTTCATTGGCACAG ACGCTGGCACGGTGCTGAAGGTGATCTCGGTCCCCAAAGGCAGTAGGCCCAGCGCAGAGGGGCTGCTCCTGGAGGAGCTGCACGTGTTTGAG GATTCGGCCGCTGTCACCAGCATGCAAATCTCCTCCAAGAGG CACCAGCTGTACATAGCCTCGCGGAGCGCGGTGGCCCAGATCGCGTTGCACCGCTGCGCTGCCCACGGCCGCGTCTGCGCAGAATGCTGTCTGGCGCGTGACCCCTACTGCGCCTGGGACGGGGTCGCGTGCACGCGCTTCCAGCCCAGTGTCAAGAG GCGGTTCCGGCGGCAAGACGTAAGGAATGGCGACCCCAGTACGCTGTGCTCCGGAG ACTCGTCTCGTCCCGCGCTGCTGGAACACAAAGTGTTCGGCGTGGAGGGCAGCAGCGCCTTTCTCGAGTGTGAGCCCCGCTCGCTGCAGGCGCGCGTGGAGTGGACTTTCCAGCGTGCAGGGCTGACAACCCATACCCAA GTGCTGGCACAGGAGCGCACCGAGCGCACCGCCCGGGGACTACTGCTTCGCAGGCTGCGGCGCCGGGACTCGGGCGTGTACTTGTGCGCAGCAGTCGAGCAGGGCTTTACGCAACCGCTGCGTCGCCTGTCGCTGCACGTGTTGAGTGCTACGCAGGCCGAACGGCTGGCGGGGGCCGAGGAGGCTGCACCCGCCGCGCCGCCGGGCCCCAAACTCTGGTACCGGGACTTTCTGCAGCTGGTGGAGCCGGGCGGCGGTGGCAGCGCGAACTCCCTACGCATGTGTCGCCCACAGCCTGCGCTGCAGTCACTGGCCCCGGAGTCGCGGAGGAAGGGCCGTAACCGGCGGACCCACGCTCCTGAGCCACGCGCTGAGCGGGGGCCGCGCAGCGCAACGCACTGGTGA
- the SEMA3B gene encoding semaphorin-3B isoform X3, producing MGRAGAAAMIPGLALLWALGLGGAAPSPPRLRLSFQELQAWHGLQTFSLERTCCYEALLVDEERGRLFVGAENHVASLSLDNISKRAKKLAWPAPVEWREECNWAGKDIGTECMNFVKLLHAYNRTHLLACGTGAFHPTCAFVEVGHRAEEPVLRLDPGRMEDGKGKSPYDPRHRAASVLVGEELYSGVAADLMGRDFTIFRSLGQRPSLRTEPHDSRWLNEPKFVKVFWIPESENPDDDKIYFFFRETAVEAAPALGRLSVSRVGQICRNDVGGQRSLVNKWTTFLKARLVCSVPGVEGDTHFDQLQDVFLLSSRDHRTPLLYAVFSTSSSIFQGSAVCVYSMNDVRRAFLGPFAHKEGPTHQWVSYQGRVPYPRPGMCPSKTFGTFSSTKDFPDDVIQFARNHPLMYSSVLPIGGRPLFLQVGANYTFTQIATDRVAAADGHYDVLFIGTDAGTVLKVISVPKGSRPSAEGLLLEELHVFEDSAAVTSMQISSKRHQLYIASRSAVAQIALHRCAAHGRVCAECCLARDPYCAWDGVACTRFQPSVKRRFRRQDVRNGDPSTLCSGDSSRPALLEHKVFGVEGSSAFLECEPRSLQARVEWTFQRAGLTTHTQVLAQERTERTARGLLLRRLRRRDSGVYLCAAVEQGFTQPLRRLSLHVLSATQAERLAGAEEAAPAAPPGPKLWYRDFLQLVEPGGGGSANSLRMCRPQPALQSLAPESRRKGRNRRTHAPEPRAERGPRSATHW from the exons ATGGGGCGGGCCGGGGCCGCCGCCATGATCCCGGGCCTGGCCCTGCTCTGGGCATTGGGGCTGGGGGGTGCCGCCCCCAGCCCCCCACGCCTTCGGCTCTCCTTCCAAG AGCTCCAGGCCTGGCATGGTCTCCAGACTTTCAGCCTGGAACGAACCTGCTGCTACGAGGCCTTGCTGGTGGATGAGGAGCGTGGACGCCTGTTTGTGGGTGCCGAGAACCATGTGGCCTccctcagcctggacaacatcagCAAGCGGGCCAAGAAG CTGGCCTGGCCGGCCCCTGTGGAATGGCGAGAGGAGTGCAACTGGGCAGGGAAGGACATTGGT ACTGAGTGCATGAACTTTGTGAAGTTGCTGCATGCCTACAACCGCACCCACTTGCTGGCCTGTGGCACGGGAGCCTTCCACCCAACCTGTGCCTTTGTGGAAGTGGGCCACCGGGCAGAG GAGCCCGTGCTCCGGCTGGACCCAGGAAGGATGGAGGACGGCAAGGGGAAGAGTCCTTATGACCCCAGGCATCGGGCTGCCTCCGTGCTGGTGG GGGAGGAGCTATACTCAGGGGTGGCAGCAGACCTCATGGGCCGAGACTTTACCATCTTTCGCAGCCTGGGCCAACGTCCGAGTCTCCGAACAGAGCCACACGACTCCCGGTGGCTCAATG AGCCCAAGTTTGTCAAGGTATTTTGGATCCCGGAGAGCGAGAACCCAGACGACGACAAAATCTACTTCTTCTTTCGTGAGACGGCGGTAGAGGCGGCGCCGGCACTGGGACGCCTGTCCGTGTCCCGAGTTGGCCAGATTTGCCGG AACGACGTGGGCGGCCAgcgcagcctggtcaacaagtgGACGACGTTTCTGAAGGCGCGGTTGGTGTGCTCAGTGCCGGGCGTCGAGGGCGACACCCACTTCGATCAGCTCC AGGATGTGTTTCTGTTGTCCTCGCGGGACCACCGGACCCCGCTGCTCTATGCTGTCTTCTCCACGTCCAG CAGCATCTTCCAGGGTTCTGCAGTGTGCGTGTACAGCATGAACGACGTGCGCCGGGCCTTCCTGGGACCCTTTGCACACAAGGAGGGGCCCACGCACCAGTGGGTGTCATACCAGGGTCGCGTCCCCTACCCGCGGCCAGGCATG tgccCCAGCAAGACCTTTGGCACCTTCAGTTCCACCAAGGACTTCCCCGACGATGTCATCCAGTTTGCGCGGAACCACCCCCTCATGTACAGCTCCGTCCTGCCCATTGGGGGGCGCCCTCTTTTCCTACAAGTTGGAGCCAATTACACCTTCACTCAAATTGCCACGGACCGGGTTGCAGCCGCTGACGGACACTATGACGTCCTCTTCATTGGCACAG ACGCTGGCACGGTGCTGAAGGTGATCTCGGTCCCCAAAGGCAGTAGGCCCAGCGCAGAGGGGCTGCTCCTGGAGGAGCTGCACGTGTTTGAG GATTCGGCCGCTGTCACCAGCATGCAAATCTCCTCCAAGAGG CACCAGCTGTACATAGCCTCGCGGAGCGCGGTGGCCCAGATCGCGTTGCACCGCTGCGCTGCCCACGGCCGCGTCTGCGCAGAATGCTGTCTGGCGCGTGACCCCTACTGCGCCTGGGACGGGGTCGCGTGCACGCGCTTCCAGCCCAGTGTCAAGAG GCGGTTCCGGCGGCAAGACGTAAGGAATGGCGACCCCAGTACGCTGTGCTCCGGAG ACTCGTCTCGTCCCGCGCTGCTGGAACACAAAGTGTTCGGCGTGGAGGGCAGCAGCGCCTTTCTCGAGTGTGAGCCCCGCTCGCTGCAGGCGCGCGTGGAGTGGACTTTCCAGCGTGCAGGGCTGACAACCCATACCCAA GTGCTGGCACAGGAGCGCACCGAGCGCACCGCCCGGGGACTACTGCTTCGCAGGCTGCGGCGCCGGGACTCGGGCGTGTACTTGTGCGCAGCAGTCGAGCAGGGCTTTACGCAACCGCTGCGTCGCCTGTCGCTGCACGTGTTGAGTGCTACGCAGGCCGAACGGCTGGCGGGGGCCGAGGAGGCTGCACCCGCCGCGCCGCCGGGCCCCAAACTCTGGTACCGGGACTTTCTGCAGCTGGTGGAGCCGGGCGGCGGTGGCAGCGCGAACTCCCTACGCATGTGTCGCCCACAGCCTGCGCTGCAGTCACTGGCCCCGGAGTCGCGGAGGAAGGGCCGTAACCGGCGGACCCACGCTCCTGAGCCACGCGCTGAGCGGGGGCCGCGCAGCGCAACGCACTGGTGA
- the SEMA3B gene encoding semaphorin-3B isoform X2 — protein MGRAGAAAMIPGLALLWALGLGGAAPSPPRLRLSFQELQAWHGLQTFSLERTCCYEALLVDEERGRLFVGAENHVASLSLDNISKRAKKLAWPAPVEWREECNWAGKDIGTECMNFVKLLHAYNRTHLLACGTGAFHPTCAFVEVGHRAEEPVLRLDPGRMEDGKGKSPYDPRHRAASVLVGEELYSGVAADLMGRDFTIFRSLGQRPSLRTEPHDSRWLNEPKFVKVFWIPESENPDDDKIYFFFRETAVEAAPALGRLSVSRVGQICRNDVGGQRSLVNKWTTFLKARLVCSVPGVEGDTHFDQLRPFPAEDVFLLSSRDHRTPLLYAVFSTSSSIFQGSAVCVYSMNDVRRAFLGPFAHKEGPTHQWVSYQGRVPYPRPGMCPSKTFGTFSSTKDFPDDVIQFARNHPLMYSSVLPIGGRPLFLQVGANYTFTQIATDRVAAADGHYDVLFIGTDAGTVLKVISVPKGSRPSAEGLLLEELHVFEDSAAVTSMQISSKRHQLYIASRSAVAQIALHRCAAHGRVCAECCLARDPYCAWDGVACTRFQPSVKRRFRRQDVRNGDPSTLCSGDSSRPALLEHKVFGVEGSSAFLECEPRSLQARVEWTFQRAGLTTHTQVLAQERTERTARGLLLRRLRRRDSGVYLCAAVEQGFTQPLRRLSLHVLSATQAERLAGAEEAAPAAPPGPKLWYRDFLQLVEPGGGGSANSLRMCRPQPALQSLAPESRRKGRNRRTHAPEPRAERGPRSATHW, from the exons ATGGGGCGGGCCGGGGCCGCCGCCATGATCCCGGGCCTGGCCCTGCTCTGGGCATTGGGGCTGGGGGGTGCCGCCCCCAGCCCCCCACGCCTTCGGCTCTCCTTCCAAG AGCTCCAGGCCTGGCATGGTCTCCAGACTTTCAGCCTGGAACGAACCTGCTGCTACGAGGCCTTGCTGGTGGATGAGGAGCGTGGACGCCTGTTTGTGGGTGCCGAGAACCATGTGGCCTccctcagcctggacaacatcagCAAGCGGGCCAAGAAG CTGGCCTGGCCGGCCCCTGTGGAATGGCGAGAGGAGTGCAACTGGGCAGGGAAGGACATTGGT ACTGAGTGCATGAACTTTGTGAAGTTGCTGCATGCCTACAACCGCACCCACTTGCTGGCCTGTGGCACGGGAGCCTTCCACCCAACCTGTGCCTTTGTGGAAGTGGGCCACCGGGCAGAG GAGCCCGTGCTCCGGCTGGACCCAGGAAGGATGGAGGACGGCAAGGGGAAGAGTCCTTATGACCCCAGGCATCGGGCTGCCTCCGTGCTGGTGG GGGAGGAGCTATACTCAGGGGTGGCAGCAGACCTCATGGGCCGAGACTTTACCATCTTTCGCAGCCTGGGCCAACGTCCGAGTCTCCGAACAGAGCCACACGACTCCCGGTGGCTCAATG AGCCCAAGTTTGTCAAGGTATTTTGGATCCCGGAGAGCGAGAACCCAGACGACGACAAAATCTACTTCTTCTTTCGTGAGACGGCGGTAGAGGCGGCGCCGGCACTGGGACGCCTGTCCGTGTCCCGAGTTGGCCAGATTTGCCGG AACGACGTGGGCGGCCAgcgcagcctggtcaacaagtgGACGACGTTTCTGAAGGCGCGGTTGGTGTGCTCAGTGCCGGGCGTCGAGGGCGACACCCACTTCGATCAGCTCC GCCCGTTCCCCGCAGAGGATGTGTTTCTGTTGTCCTCGCGGGACCACCGGACCCCGCTGCTCTATGCTGTCTTCTCCACGTCCAG CAGCATCTTCCAGGGTTCTGCAGTGTGCGTGTACAGCATGAACGACGTGCGCCGGGCCTTCCTGGGACCCTTTGCACACAAGGAGGGGCCCACGCACCAGTGGGTGTCATACCAGGGTCGCGTCCCCTACCCGCGGCCAGGCATG tgccCCAGCAAGACCTTTGGCACCTTCAGTTCCACCAAGGACTTCCCCGACGATGTCATCCAGTTTGCGCGGAACCACCCCCTCATGTACAGCTCCGTCCTGCCCATTGGGGGGCGCCCTCTTTTCCTACAAGTTGGAGCCAATTACACCTTCACTCAAATTGCCACGGACCGGGTTGCAGCCGCTGACGGACACTATGACGTCCTCTTCATTGGCACAG ACGCTGGCACGGTGCTGAAGGTGATCTCGGTCCCCAAAGGCAGTAGGCCCAGCGCAGAGGGGCTGCTCCTGGAGGAGCTGCACGTGTTTGAG GATTCGGCCGCTGTCACCAGCATGCAAATCTCCTCCAAGAGG CACCAGCTGTACATAGCCTCGCGGAGCGCGGTGGCCCAGATCGCGTTGCACCGCTGCGCTGCCCACGGCCGCGTCTGCGCAGAATGCTGTCTGGCGCGTGACCCCTACTGCGCCTGGGACGGGGTCGCGTGCACGCGCTTCCAGCCCAGTGTCAAGAG GCGGTTCCGGCGGCAAGACGTAAGGAATGGCGACCCCAGTACGCTGTGCTCCGGAG ACTCGTCTCGTCCCGCGCTGCTGGAACACAAAGTGTTCGGCGTGGAGGGCAGCAGCGCCTTTCTCGAGTGTGAGCCCCGCTCGCTGCAGGCGCGCGTGGAGTGGACTTTCCAGCGTGCAGGGCTGACAACCCATACCCAA GTGCTGGCACAGGAGCGCACCGAGCGCACCGCCCGGGGACTACTGCTTCGCAGGCTGCGGCGCCGGGACTCGGGCGTGTACTTGTGCGCAGCAGTCGAGCAGGGCTTTACGCAACCGCTGCGTCGCCTGTCGCTGCACGTGTTGAGTGCTACGCAGGCCGAACGGCTGGCGGGGGCCGAGGAGGCTGCACCCGCCGCGCCGCCGGGCCCCAAACTCTGGTACCGGGACTTTCTGCAGCTGGTGGAGCCGGGCGGCGGTGGCAGCGCGAACTCCCTACGCATGTGTCGCCCACAGCCTGCGCTGCAGTCACTGGCCCCGGAGTCGCGGAGGAAGGGCCGTAACCGGCGGACCCACGCTCCTGAGCCACGCGCTGAGCGGGGGCCGCGCAGCGCAACGCACTGGTGA
- the SEMA3B gene encoding semaphorin-3B isoform X5, which translates to MNDVRRAFLGPFAHKEGPTHQWVSYQGRVPYPRPGMCPSKTFGTFSSTKDFPDDVIQFARNHPLMYSSVLPIGGRPLFLQVGANYTFTQIATDRVAAADGHYDVLFIGTDAGTVLKVISVPKGSRPSAEGLLLEELHVFEDSAAVTSMQISSKRHQLYIASRSAVAQIALHRCAAHGRVCAECCLARDPYCAWDGVACTRFQPSVKRRFRRQDVRNGDPSTLCSGDSSRPALLEHKVFGVEGSSAFLECEPRSLQARVEWTFQRAGLTTHTQVLAQERTERTARGLLLRRLRRRDSGVYLCAAVEQGFTQPLRRLSLHVLSATQAERLAGAEEAAPAAPPGPKLWYRDFLQLVEPGGGGSANSLRMCRPQPALQSLAPESRRKGRNRRTHAPEPRAERGPRSATHW; encoded by the exons ATGAACGACGTGCGCCGGGCCTTCCTGGGACCCTTTGCACACAAGGAGGGGCCCACGCACCAGTGGGTGTCATACCAGGGTCGCGTCCCCTACCCGCGGCCAGGCATG tgccCCAGCAAGACCTTTGGCACCTTCAGTTCCACCAAGGACTTCCCCGACGATGTCATCCAGTTTGCGCGGAACCACCCCCTCATGTACAGCTCCGTCCTGCCCATTGGGGGGCGCCCTCTTTTCCTACAAGTTGGAGCCAATTACACCTTCACTCAAATTGCCACGGACCGGGTTGCAGCCGCTGACGGACACTATGACGTCCTCTTCATTGGCACAG ACGCTGGCACGGTGCTGAAGGTGATCTCGGTCCCCAAAGGCAGTAGGCCCAGCGCAGAGGGGCTGCTCCTGGAGGAGCTGCACGTGTTTGAG GATTCGGCCGCTGTCACCAGCATGCAAATCTCCTCCAAGAGG CACCAGCTGTACATAGCCTCGCGGAGCGCGGTGGCCCAGATCGCGTTGCACCGCTGCGCTGCCCACGGCCGCGTCTGCGCAGAATGCTGTCTGGCGCGTGACCCCTACTGCGCCTGGGACGGGGTCGCGTGCACGCGCTTCCAGCCCAGTGTCAAGAG GCGGTTCCGGCGGCAAGACGTAAGGAATGGCGACCCCAGTACGCTGTGCTCCGGAG ACTCGTCTCGTCCCGCGCTGCTGGAACACAAAGTGTTCGGCGTGGAGGGCAGCAGCGCCTTTCTCGAGTGTGAGCCCCGCTCGCTGCAGGCGCGCGTGGAGTGGACTTTCCAGCGTGCAGGGCTGACAACCCATACCCAA GTGCTGGCACAGGAGCGCACCGAGCGCACCGCCCGGGGACTACTGCTTCGCAGGCTGCGGCGCCGGGACTCGGGCGTGTACTTGTGCGCAGCAGTCGAGCAGGGCTTTACGCAACCGCTGCGTCGCCTGTCGCTGCACGTGTTGAGTGCTACGCAGGCCGAACGGCTGGCGGGGGCCGAGGAGGCTGCACCCGCCGCGCCGCCGGGCCCCAAACTCTGGTACCGGGACTTTCTGCAGCTGGTGGAGCCGGGCGGCGGTGGCAGCGCGAACTCCCTACGCATGTGTCGCCCACAGCCTGCGCTGCAGTCACTGGCCCCGGAGTCGCGGAGGAAGGGCCGTAACCGGCGGACCCACGCTCCTGAGCCACGCGCTGAGCGGGGGCCGCGCAGCGCAACGCACTGGTGA
- the SEMA3B gene encoding semaphorin-3B isoform X1, which translates to MGRAGAAAMIPGLALLWALGLGGAAPSPPRLRLSFQGQVLRTTLAHRVSTRQDLGEASSMAGESSAVSCPAELQAWHGLQTFSLERTCCYEALLVDEERGRLFVGAENHVASLSLDNISKRAKKLAWPAPVEWREECNWAGKDIGTECMNFVKLLHAYNRTHLLACGTGAFHPTCAFVEVGHRAEEPVLRLDPGRMEDGKGKSPYDPRHRAASVLVGEELYSGVAADLMGRDFTIFRSLGQRPSLRTEPHDSRWLNEPKFVKVFWIPESENPDDDKIYFFFRETAVEAAPALGRLSVSRVGQICRNDVGGQRSLVNKWTTFLKARLVCSVPGVEGDTHFDQLQDVFLLSSRDHRTPLLYAVFSTSSIFQGSAVCVYSMNDVRRAFLGPFAHKEGPTHQWVSYQGRVPYPRPGMCPSKTFGTFSSTKDFPDDVIQFARNHPLMYSSVLPIGGRPLFLQVGANYTFTQIATDRVAAADGHYDVLFIGTDAGTVLKVISVPKGSRPSAEGLLLEELHVFEDSAAVTSMQISSKRHQLYIASRSAVAQIALHRCAAHGRVCAECCLARDPYCAWDGVACTRFQPSVKRRFRRQDVRNGDPSTLCSGDSSRPALLEHKVFGVEGSSAFLECEPRSLQARVEWTFQRAGLTTHTQVLAQERTERTARGLLLRRLRRRDSGVYLCAAVEQGFTQPLRRLSLHVLSATQAERLAGAEEAAPAAPPGPKLWYRDFLQLVEPGGGGSANSLRMCRPQPALQSLAPESRRKGRNRRTHAPEPRAERGPRSATHW; encoded by the exons ATGGGGCGGGCCGGGGCCGCCGCCATGATCCCGGGCCTGGCCCTGCTCTGGGCATTGGGGCTGGGGGGTGCCGCCCCCAGCCCCCCACGCCTTCGGCTCTCCTTCCAAG GCCAGGTCCTAAGGACAACCTTGGCCCATAGAGTCAGCACCAGGCAAGACCTGGGGGAGGCTTCCAGCATGGCTGGTGAGTCCTCAGCAGTGTCCTGCCCTGCAGAGCTCCAGGCCTGGCATGGTCTCCAGACTTTCAGCCTGGAACGAACCTGCTGCTACGAGGCCTTGCTGGTGGATGAGGAGCGTGGACGCCTGTTTGTGGGTGCCGAGAACCATGTGGCCTccctcagcctggacaacatcagCAAGCGGGCCAAGAAG CTGGCCTGGCCGGCCCCTGTGGAATGGCGAGAGGAGTGCAACTGGGCAGGGAAGGACATTGGT ACTGAGTGCATGAACTTTGTGAAGTTGCTGCATGCCTACAACCGCACCCACTTGCTGGCCTGTGGCACGGGAGCCTTCCACCCAACCTGTGCCTTTGTGGAAGTGGGCCACCGGGCAGAG GAGCCCGTGCTCCGGCTGGACCCAGGAAGGATGGAGGACGGCAAGGGGAAGAGTCCTTATGACCCCAGGCATCGGGCTGCCTCCGTGCTGGTGG GGGAGGAGCTATACTCAGGGGTGGCAGCAGACCTCATGGGCCGAGACTTTACCATCTTTCGCAGCCTGGGCCAACGTCCGAGTCTCCGAACAGAGCCACACGACTCCCGGTGGCTCAATG AGCCCAAGTTTGTCAAGGTATTTTGGATCCCGGAGAGCGAGAACCCAGACGACGACAAAATCTACTTCTTCTTTCGTGAGACGGCGGTAGAGGCGGCGCCGGCACTGGGACGCCTGTCCGTGTCCCGAGTTGGCCAGATTTGCCGG AACGACGTGGGCGGCCAgcgcagcctggtcaacaagtgGACGACGTTTCTGAAGGCGCGGTTGGTGTGCTCAGTGCCGGGCGTCGAGGGCGACACCCACTTCGATCAGCTCC AGGATGTGTTTCTGTTGTCCTCGCGGGACCACCGGACCCCGCTGCTCTATGCTGTCTTCTCCACGTCCAG CATCTTCCAGGGTTCTGCAGTGTGCGTGTACAGCATGAACGACGTGCGCCGGGCCTTCCTGGGACCCTTTGCACACAAGGAGGGGCCCACGCACCAGTGGGTGTCATACCAGGGTCGCGTCCCCTACCCGCGGCCAGGCATG tgccCCAGCAAGACCTTTGGCACCTTCAGTTCCACCAAGGACTTCCCCGACGATGTCATCCAGTTTGCGCGGAACCACCCCCTCATGTACAGCTCCGTCCTGCCCATTGGGGGGCGCCCTCTTTTCCTACAAGTTGGAGCCAATTACACCTTCACTCAAATTGCCACGGACCGGGTTGCAGCCGCTGACGGACACTATGACGTCCTCTTCATTGGCACAG ACGCTGGCACGGTGCTGAAGGTGATCTCGGTCCCCAAAGGCAGTAGGCCCAGCGCAGAGGGGCTGCTCCTGGAGGAGCTGCACGTGTTTGAG GATTCGGCCGCTGTCACCAGCATGCAAATCTCCTCCAAGAGG CACCAGCTGTACATAGCCTCGCGGAGCGCGGTGGCCCAGATCGCGTTGCACCGCTGCGCTGCCCACGGCCGCGTCTGCGCAGAATGCTGTCTGGCGCGTGACCCCTACTGCGCCTGGGACGGGGTCGCGTGCACGCGCTTCCAGCCCAGTGTCAAGAG GCGGTTCCGGCGGCAAGACGTAAGGAATGGCGACCCCAGTACGCTGTGCTCCGGAG ACTCGTCTCGTCCCGCGCTGCTGGAACACAAAGTGTTCGGCGTGGAGGGCAGCAGCGCCTTTCTCGAGTGTGAGCCCCGCTCGCTGCAGGCGCGCGTGGAGTGGACTTTCCAGCGTGCAGGGCTGACAACCCATACCCAA GTGCTGGCACAGGAGCGCACCGAGCGCACCGCCCGGGGACTACTGCTTCGCAGGCTGCGGCGCCGGGACTCGGGCGTGTACTTGTGCGCAGCAGTCGAGCAGGGCTTTACGCAACCGCTGCGTCGCCTGTCGCTGCACGTGTTGAGTGCTACGCAGGCCGAACGGCTGGCGGGGGCCGAGGAGGCTGCACCCGCCGCGCCGCCGGGCCCCAAACTCTGGTACCGGGACTTTCTGCAGCTGGTGGAGCCGGGCGGCGGTGGCAGCGCGAACTCCCTACGCATGTGTCGCCCACAGCCTGCGCTGCAGTCACTGGCCCCGGAGTCGCGGAGGAAGGGCCGTAACCGGCGGACCCACGCTCCTGAGCCACGCGCTGAGCGGGGGCCGCGCAGCGCAACGCACTGGTGA